GAGATAGAACTGATTATTAAGAGCAGCAGGTTCAATATCTATAACCTGAACTGCAAGTCCTGCACTATCAGCTAAAGCAACATACTCTTCAAGAATGTCCCTTTTAACAGCAGCAATAGCTATATCAATATTTTCTTTTGTTATAGACACGGGCAAAACTTTATATTTAACAACTACTTTACCTATATCTTCTTCTGAAAGAATACCCTGTATATGCTCTAGTGCAACATCTTCTGGATTCTCTGATGGAGAAGCACTTATTACGGTATAAAAACACAAAGCAAGGGGAATATGCAAAGCTACATTTTTAGAATCTGGAGCTACTGACTCAACAGTTTCTTTAATTAAGGAAGAGAGTGAAACAAAATCTATAATTTCAGTACCAACTATAAAAGATTCGCCATATTCCCTTTTCCCAAAACTTACAATATGATAGGAACCTTTACCTTCTTTCAACCTGCAAACTTTAACTGATGAAGTTCCTATATCAACCCCTGTATAAAGAGACTTTCTTCCGGTAAAAACACCTATAAAGCTATCAAAATTCAGCATACCTTTCCCCATATGCATTTATAAAAATTATTTATTTTCCTAATATATAACCCTATATGCAGAACTATAATAAAACTTTATATATTATGTCAAGCCAATACTTTTTTTAAATTTTCAATAAATTCAGGATATGAAGTGTTTATGCATTCAATATCATCTACTATTACGCCGTTTTCACTTATAAGTCTAGCAATCATAAAAGACATAGCAATTCTATGGTCACCAAAAGAAGAAACCTTACCACCTTTAAGTTTCGTTTTCCCTTTTATAACCATCCCATCTTCCAATTCTTCAACTTCAGCACCTATATTTTTTAGATTTGAAACAACTGTTTTTATCCTATCACTTTCTTTAACCCTCAGTTCTGAAGCATCTTTTATCACAGTCTCTCCTTCAGCCTGGGTAGCAAGAACAGCTATCACAGGAATCTCATCTATAAGCCTTGGGATTATATCCCCTTCAATTGTAACCCCCTTCAAATTTTCAGAGTAAACAACTTTTATATCTCCTATCCATTCCCCAGAAACCTCTCTCTCATTCTCCACCGAAAACTTAACCCCCATACGTTTCATTACATCCAAAATCCCCGTCCTTGTAGGATTTAAAATCACATCCTTTAAAACCAGCTCTGAACCTGGAACAACAGCAGCAGCAACCATAAAAAACGCAGCAGAAGAGATATCTGCAGGAACATCAATCTCCATATCTGCTTCAAGTTCCCTATTTTTCCCAAGAGACACTTTAAGACCGTCTATTTCAACGTCCACACCAAAAGCTTCCAACATTTTCTCTGTATGGTCTCTACTTTTTGAAGGTTCTATAACAGAAACCGGTTCATCGGTAAAAAGTCCTGCAAGCAAAATGGCAGACTTTACCTGAGCGCTTGCTTTAGGACTTTCATAAAATATCCCTGAAAGAGGATATTTACCGACAATTGTAAGGGGCGGATATTTACCATTTTCCCTTCCGTAAATTGTAGCACCCATCCTTCTTAGCGGAATGGCAATCCTGTCCATAGGTCTTTTTCTAAGATACTTATCTCCTGTTAAAACAGAATAGAAATTCTGCCCGGATAAAATACCTGAAATTAATCTTATAGATGTTCCTGAGTTCCCAAGGTCAATAATATCAAAAGGTTCTTTTAAAAACTTTCCCTTCCCTTTTATAGTGATAATTTCTCCATCATCCTCAATATCAACACCAAGCATTCTAAAAGCTTTTAAAGTGTTCATACAATCTTCAGAACGAAGAAAATTCTTAACTTTAATCAAACCTTTATTTAAAGAACCCAGCATAATAGCTCTGTGAGAAATAGACTTATCAGACGGAACTCTTAAAACTCCTTTCAAAGCTCCTGCAGGTTTAATTTCAAACATAAATTCTCTCCTTAAATTTCTGTATTTATACAGATACATTTATAAAATTGGTTCACATAATTATACCAACATGTATTAAAATACCCTAAACAAAAGACTTCTCAAAAGGAGGAAAAGATGAAACCCTTAGCAATGGAAGAGATTAGAAAAGAAATGGAAGGAATAATTAGAGAAACTGAAAATAGCGTTGAAATTTTAGATGAAAAGAAAGTGAGAGAAAAACTTATTGACAAACTTATCTACACAGCTGTTTTTGGAAACGAAAAGGAAAAAGGTTACAGCAGATGGCTTATAAAGACAATAGCTCTTGAACTTGATGCTGTTCCTTCTTCTATTCATGACCTTTATATGGAAGGAATGGGAAAGGAGAAAATAGACAGGTGGTTCACCGTCCCAGCAATGAACATAAGGGGAATGACCTACGATGTAATGAGACAGATATTCAAAATAGCAGTTGAAGAAAAGATGACCGCCTTTATCCTTGAAATAGCAAAATCTGAAATAGGATACACATTCCAGAGACCTGAAGAATACACTGTATGCGCCCTTGCAGCAGCTGTAAAAGAAGGATATAAAGGACCTGTATTTATTCAAGGAGATCACTTCCAGTTTAAAGCAAAGAACTATTTTGAAGATCCTGAAAAAGAGCTGAATGCTATAAAAGAACTGACAAAAGAAGCAATAGAAGCCGGATTTTACAACATAGATATTGATCCTTCCACTCTTGTAGATTACTCAAAACCAACCCTTGAAAAACAGCAATACCACAACTACATAAACACTGCAAAAATGACAGCTTTTATAAGAGAAATAGAGCCTGAAGGAATTACAGTATCTGTAGGAGGCGAAATAGGTCATATAGGAGGAAAAAATTCAACTCCAGAAGAGTTTGAAGCGTTTATGGAAGGTTACCTTAAAACACTAAAAGAGTATGGTGAAGAGATTCCTTACATAAGTAAGATAAGCGTTCAAACAGGAACAGAACATGGAGGAGTGCCTCTTCCTGATGGCAGAGTTGCAGAAGTTAAGCTTGATTTTTCCGTTCTTAAAGCAATAGGAGAAGTTGCAAGAAAAAAATACAGTATGTCAGGAGCAGTTCAGCATGGAGCATCAACACTTCCCGATGAACTTTTCCATAAGTTTCCAGAAGTAAAAACCTCCGAAATTCATCTTGCAACAGGTTTCCAGAACATAATTTATGACCATCTTCCTGAAGAGTTTAAACAAGAGATATACACATACCTGAAGGAAAATTTCAGAAATGAATGGAAAGAGGGATGGACTGAAAAACAGTTTATTTACAAAACAAGAAAGAAAGGTTTTGGACCATTTAAAGAGAAATTCTGGAATCTACCTTCAGATGTTAAAGAAAATATACTCAAGGCTCTGGAAGAAAAGTTTAGATTTTTATTTGAACAGTTGAATGTTTACAACTCAAAGCAGTATACAGATGAATACATAAAGCCAGTAAAAGTATATCCTTCAAAACCAAACCTATAAAAAAGGGGGAATATCCCCCCTTTTTACTTCAATCCAGCCGCTTTCTTTAAAGCATCAACCTCTTCTTTTGTAAGCTCCCTAAAATAACCCTTCGGTAAATTGCCAAGCTTTAGAGGACCTATTGAAACCCTTTTAAGTTTAAGAACAGGATGCTTAAACCTATCAAAAAATCTTCTCACAATCCTGTTTCTGCCAACATCAATGGTTATCTCAAGATACGTGTTTTTTCCAGTTCTACTGGGCTTAAGATACTTTATGGAAATAGGCTTTATAAACCCATCCTCAAGTTTCGCACCTTTTCTCATCCTCTCTATTTCAGCGGGTGTCACTTTACCCTTTACTTTGGCTATGTAAGTTTTCGGAACATGATACTTCGGGTGCATAAGTCTGTCTGCAAGCTCCCCATCGTTTGTCATTAAAAGCAAACCTTCTGTGTTGTAATCAAGTCTTCCAACTGGAAAAACCCTTACAGGATACTTTTTAAAGTAATCTCTAACAGCTACTCTCCTGTCTCCGGGAACTTTTTCCATCGTAGTCAAAACACCCTGAGGTTTATTAAAGATAAGGTAAACAAATTTTTTAGGTAATCTGACCCTTTCTCCATCAACCTTTACAACATCTTTTTTAGGGTCTATATCAATACCTAAGGATTTTATTTCCTCATCATTAACTGTAACTCTTCCCTGTCTTATAAGCTCTTCCACCTTTCTTCTCGCACCAAATCCTGCATAAGAAAGAAATCTATTTAACCGCATAACGCCTCCTCTGATGTATAATTCTTCCATTATGAGAAAAATAAAGCTAAAAGTAAAAACCGCCGCAAAAATGCAACCCATATTTGGCAAAACTGCCCAACAGCTACTTGATGAATTTATAAATATAGCCACAAAAGAGATTATGGCTCTAAATAAAGATAAGGTTTCAAACAAAGCCTTTGCAGAGACCTTTTTATCCCCAGAAAATTTGCAAAAATTGGAAAAACTAAAAATCCGTTTAAAAAATCTGGAAAAAGAGATTTCAAACAAGAAAGTAATCTACGACCTTTTTCACAGTATCTTTAGAAACTACAGATGGGCAGTAGATTCTGGAAGTGAAAAAGAGATAGAAATTAAAGTATGGATAGCCTCATCTATTGACAAAATAGAAAGAATCTTATTCTTGCTGGGGAATAAAAATGAAAGAGATTAAAAGTTTCTGGCCGATGCAGGAAGTTTTTTTAGACCCAACAGCATGTATTGATAATGAAATTCCAGAAAACATAACACTAAATCTTAAAGCAGCTGTCAACTTTAAGATAGATGGTAAGGAGCTAAAAGTAATTACGGAAATATTTGCATCATTAACAAAAGATAACCAACAGTATGGAAATCTGCGCTTTGTAAATATTTCTATTTATGACACAGGAAAAAGGAACATTTCAAAAAACAGGATTAAAAAAGTAAAAGAGGAGAAAATTAAAGAACTACTCTCATTTCTGCCAATTTACCTTATAAAAGCTCAACTTTTTGTTGAAAAAGTTGAAGTAGAGGAGGAAAACCCTCCCCAAAAACTAAAGTGAACGATAATAATCTTGAAGTGATTTCACATCAAACCCTTTCTTTTTTACAGACTCTATAGCCTTAACAGCAGCCTGAGCACCTCTTATAGTTGTATAGTAAGGAATCTTAAAATTAACAGCAAGTCGCCTGATACTTAAAGCATCTTTTTTAGATTTTGTCCCGGTTGGAGTATTTATAATCAGGGCGATTTGGTTGTTTTTAATCATGTCAGCTATATTGGGTCTTCTACCCTCCTGAATTTTATAAACAAGAGAAACAGGAATACCCTTCTCTTTAAGGAACTTATAGGTGCCTTCTGTAGAAACTATCTCAAACCCCATATCCACAAGAGCTTTTACAATATCA
This sequence is a window from Desulfurobacterium atlanticum. Protein-coding genes within it:
- a CDS encoding pseudouridine synthase, producing the protein MRLNRFLSYAGFGARRKVEELIRQGRVTVNDEEIKSLGIDIDPKKDVVKVDGERVRLPKKFVYLIFNKPQGVLTTMEKVPGDRRVAVRDYFKKYPVRVFPVGRLDYNTEGLLLMTNDGELADRLMHPKYHVPKTYIAKVKGKVTPAEIERMRKGAKLEDGFIKPISIKYLKPSRTGKNTYLEITIDVGRNRIVRRFFDRFKHPVLKLKRVSIGPLKLGNLPKGYFRELTKEEVDALKKAAGLK
- a CDS encoding class II fructose-bisphosphate aldolase, whose protein sequence is MEEIRKEMEGIIRETENSVEILDEKKVREKLIDKLIYTAVFGNEKEKGYSRWLIKTIALELDAVPSSIHDLYMEGMGKEKIDRWFTVPAMNIRGMTYDVMRQIFKIAVEEKMTAFILEIAKSEIGYTFQRPEEYTVCALAAAVKEGYKGPVFIQGDHFQFKAKNYFEDPEKELNAIKELTKEAIEAGFYNIDIDPSTLVDYSKPTLEKQQYHNYINTAKMTAFIREIEPEGITVSVGGEIGHIGGKNSTPEEFEAFMEGYLKTLKEYGEEIPYISKISVQTGTEHGGVPLPDGRVAEVKLDFSVLKAIGEVARKKYSMSGAVQHGASTLPDELFHKFPEVKTSEIHLATGFQNIIYDHLPEEFKQEIYTYLKENFRNEWKEGWTEKQFIYKTRKKGFGPFKEKFWNLPSDVKENILKALEEKFRFLFEQLNVYNSKQYTDEYIKPVKVYPSKPNL
- the aroA gene encoding 3-phosphoshikimate 1-carboxyvinyltransferase, with product MFEIKPAGALKGVLRVPSDKSISHRAIMLGSLNKGLIKVKNFLRSEDCMNTLKAFRMLGVDIEDDGEIITIKGKGKFLKEPFDIIDLGNSGTSIRLISGILSGQNFYSVLTGDKYLRKRPMDRIAIPLRRMGATIYGRENGKYPPLTIVGKYPLSGIFYESPKASAQVKSAILLAGLFTDEPVSVIEPSKSRDHTEKMLEAFGVDVEIDGLKVSLGKNRELEADMEIDVPADISSAAFFMVAAAVVPGSELVLKDVILNPTRTGILDVMKRMGVKFSVENEREVSGEWIGDIKVVYSENLKGVTIEGDIIPRLIDEIPVIAVLATQAEGETVIKDASELRVKESDRIKTVVSNLKNIGAEVEELEDGMVIKGKTKLKGGKVSSFGDHRIAMSFMIARLISENGVIVDDIECINTSYPEFIENLKKVLA
- the pilM gene encoding pilus assembly protein PilM, translating into MLNFDSFIGVFTGRKSLYTGVDIGTSSVKVCRLKEGKGSYHIVSFGKREYGESFIVGTEIIDFVSLSSLIKETVESVAPDSKNVALHIPLALCFYTVISASPSENPEDVALEHIQGILSEEDIGKVVVKYKVLPVSITKENIDIAIAAVKRDILEEYVALADSAGLAVQVIDIEPAALNNQFYLNYPDKVIDPVCLVDIGATFTKIVISFGGFPYLTRNIEMGSNSITEQLQKEYLISYEEAERLKLGENLDSVSYEKAFEEVISKIIKKIATETIWAIDNFKDRFEQNVEEIFVYGGGSKQKNLISLMKDCTNKNIEIGKPFYFDGKDNNQEYAISCGLSLRYKGDENAKI